The Bradysia coprophila strain Holo2 chromosome IV, BU_Bcop_v1, whole genome shotgun sequence genome includes a region encoding these proteins:
- the LOC119066137 gene encoding muscarinic acetylcholine receptor DM1 isoform X2, producing the protein MSGLGSTEYSSTPLMGPPDDLFNISANASVATETGLRFSIPKIIIIALFASIASIATVVGNVMVMISFKIDKQLQTISNYFLFSLAIADFAIGLISMPLFTVTTLLGYWPLGPYVCDTWLALDYLASNASVLNLLIISFDRYFSVTRPLTYRAKRTTNRAAIMIGAAWGISLLLWPPWIYSWPYIEGKRTVPQNECYIQFIETNHYITFGTAIAAFYVPVTVMCFLYYRIWRETKKRQKDLPNLQAGKKDSSKRSNSSDETTQVNHSGMITQVTSDGDGYGVWRRPRSESSADAESVYMTNAVLSDSGYAHHSRRSSTATGAPAAPKNCYAGIKDWCIAWWHSGRDDSDDYAYDQEEPSDLGCTSLNVIRDPYSTGRPGLVSIIPDASPTPARPPLAPLSQLQEHQQGARDSRSLPNSNRLGSRSVSQDSVYTILIRLPPDGGTGDDRAPSIKMIQDDVPLPVMTVPPRRPLPSRDSEYSLPLGRRLSHAPDIRIPLNAKIIPKPMLKPHPPPRQAKKKKKSQEKRQETKAAKTLSAILLSFIITWTPYNILVLLKPLTSCTKCIPQELWDFFYALCYINSLINPMCYALCNASFRRTYVRILTCKWHTRNREAMTRGVYN; encoded by the exons ATGAGCGGACTCGGGTCAACGGAATACTCGTCAACGCCGTTGATGGGACCACCGGACGACCTATTCAATATTTCAGCAAATGCATCGGTGGCCACCGAGACGGGTTTGCGATTTTCGATACCGAAAATCATTATCATCGCTCTTTTTGCATCGATTGCCAGCATAGCCACAGTTGTTGGCAATGTTATGGTGATGATTTCGTTCAAAATCGATAAACAGTTGCAAACGATAAGCAACTACTTTCTGTTTTCGTTGGCTATAGCAG ATTTTGCCATCGGACTGATATCGATGCCACTGTTTACAGTGACAACGTTATTGGGTTATTGGCCGTTGGGACCATATGTTTGCGATACATGGCTTGCGTTAGACTATCTTGCATCGAACGCGTCGGTACTAAATTTACTAATCATTAGCTTCGATCGCTATTTTAGTGTTACTAGACCGCTAACATATCGAGCTAAGAGAACAACGAATCGTG CCGCAATTATGATTG GTGCTGCTTGGGGTATAAGTTTATTGTTATGGCCGCCGTGGATCTACAGTTGGCCTTACATTGAGGGTAAACGAACAGTGCCGCAAAACGAGTGCTACATTCAGTTCATCGAAACGAaccattacattacatttggAACCGCTATTGCAGCCTTTTATGTGCCTGTGACAGTTATGTGCTTTTTGTATTATAGGATATGGCGAGAAACGAAAAAACGGCAAAAAGATTTGCCGAATTTACAGGCTGGAAAAAAAGATTCGTCAAAACGATCGAATTCGAG TGATGAAACGACACAAGTGAATCATTCTGGTATGATAACGCAAGTCACAAGTGATGGCGATGGATATGGAGTTTGGCGGCGACCACGATCAGAATCATCTGCCGATGCGGAAAGCGTGTACATGACCAATGCTGTTCTGTCCGATTCCGGATACGCACACCACTCGCGAAGATCGAGT ACTGCAACAGGGGCACCGGCCGCTCCAAAAAATTGCTATGCTGGCATTAAAGACTGGTGTATAGCATGGTGGCATTCGGGACGTGATGATTCCGATGATTATGCGTACGATCAAGAGGAACCATCAGATTTAGG ATGCACATCGTTGAATGTTATCCGTGATCCATATTCAACTGGCCGGCCTGGACTGGTGAGCATAATTCCTGACGCTTCGCCTACACCAGCACGACCACCATTAGCACCGCTATCGCAACTACAAGAACATCAGCAAGGTGCTCGAGATTCTCGATCACTGCCGAACAGTAATCGTCTCGGTTCAAGGTCCGTCAGCCAAGATTCGGTATATACAATTCTAATACGTTTACCGCCTGACGGTGGCACCGGAGACGATCGAGCGCCGTCGATAAAAATGATCCAAGATGATGTTCCTTTACCGGTCATGACAGTACCGCCACGCAGACCACTGCCATCACGCGATTCCGAATACAGTTTGCCATTGGGCAGACGACTGTCACACGCTCCCGACATTCGAATACCGTTGAATGCCAAAATTATTCCGAAACCCATGCTCAAACCACATCCACCGCCACGACAagcgaaaaagaagaaaaaatcacaAGAGAAACGACAAGAAACAAAAGCAGCCAAAACGCTGTCAGCCATTCTACTGAGTTTTATAATAACTTGGACACCATACAACATACTGGTTTTGCTGAAACCGCTGACATCGTGCACAAAGTGCATACCACAGGAATTGTGGGACTTTTTCTATGCTTTGTGCTACATCAATTCCCTCATAAATCCCATGTGCTACGCGTTGTGCAATGCATCGTTCCGGCGAACATATGTTCGAATTTTGACATGTAAATGGCACACCAGAAATCGGGAGGCTATGACACGCGGTGTATATAATTAG
- the LOC119066137 gene encoding muscarinic acetylcholine receptor DM1 isoform X1, with protein sequence MSGLGSTEYSSTPLMGPPDDLFNISANASVATETGLRFSIPKIIIIALFASIASIATVVGNVMVMISFKIDKQLQTISNYFLFSLAIADFAIGLISMPLFTVTTLLGYWPLGPYVCDTWLALDYLASNASVLNLLIISFDRYFSVTRPLTYRAKRTTNRAAIMIGAAWGISLLLWPPWIYSWPYIEGKRTVPQNECYIQFIETNHYITFGTAIAAFYVPVTVMCFLYYRIWRETKKRQKDLPNLQAGKKDSSKRSNSSDETTQVNHSGMITQVTSDGDGYGVWRRPRSESSADAESVYMTNAVLSDSGYAHHSRRSSTATGAPAAPKNCYAGIKDWCIAWWHSGRDDSDDYAYDQEEPSDLGYATPVSIETPLQSSVSRCTSLNVIRDPYSTGRPGLVSIIPDASPTPARPPLAPLSQLQEHQQGARDSRSLPNSNRLGSRSVSQDSVYTILIRLPPDGGTGDDRAPSIKMIQDDVPLPVMTVPPRRPLPSRDSEYSLPLGRRLSHAPDIRIPLNAKIIPKPMLKPHPPPRQAKKKKKSQEKRQETKAAKTLSAILLSFIITWTPYNILVLLKPLTSCTKCIPQELWDFFYALCYINSLINPMCYALCNASFRRTYVRILTCKWHTRNREAMTRGVYN encoded by the exons ATGAGCGGACTCGGGTCAACGGAATACTCGTCAACGCCGTTGATGGGACCACCGGACGACCTATTCAATATTTCAGCAAATGCATCGGTGGCCACCGAGACGGGTTTGCGATTTTCGATACCGAAAATCATTATCATCGCTCTTTTTGCATCGATTGCCAGCATAGCCACAGTTGTTGGCAATGTTATGGTGATGATTTCGTTCAAAATCGATAAACAGTTGCAAACGATAAGCAACTACTTTCTGTTTTCGTTGGCTATAGCAG ATTTTGCCATCGGACTGATATCGATGCCACTGTTTACAGTGACAACGTTATTGGGTTATTGGCCGTTGGGACCATATGTTTGCGATACATGGCTTGCGTTAGACTATCTTGCATCGAACGCGTCGGTACTAAATTTACTAATCATTAGCTTCGATCGCTATTTTAGTGTTACTAGACCGCTAACATATCGAGCTAAGAGAACAACGAATCGTG CCGCAATTATGATTG GTGCTGCTTGGGGTATAAGTTTATTGTTATGGCCGCCGTGGATCTACAGTTGGCCTTACATTGAGGGTAAACGAACAGTGCCGCAAAACGAGTGCTACATTCAGTTCATCGAAACGAaccattacattacatttggAACCGCTATTGCAGCCTTTTATGTGCCTGTGACAGTTATGTGCTTTTTGTATTATAGGATATGGCGAGAAACGAAAAAACGGCAAAAAGATTTGCCGAATTTACAGGCTGGAAAAAAAGATTCGTCAAAACGATCGAATTCGAG TGATGAAACGACACAAGTGAATCATTCTGGTATGATAACGCAAGTCACAAGTGATGGCGATGGATATGGAGTTTGGCGGCGACCACGATCAGAATCATCTGCCGATGCGGAAAGCGTGTACATGACCAATGCTGTTCTGTCCGATTCCGGATACGCACACCACTCGCGAAGATCGAGT ACTGCAACAGGGGCACCGGCCGCTCCAAAAAATTGCTATGCTGGCATTAAAGACTGGTGTATAGCATGGTGGCATTCGGGACGTGATGATTCCGATGATTATGCGTACGATCAAGAGGAACCATCAGATTTAGGGTATGCAACACCTGTATCCATAGAAACTCCTTTACAAAGCTCCGTTTCCAG ATGCACATCGTTGAATGTTATCCGTGATCCATATTCAACTGGCCGGCCTGGACTGGTGAGCATAATTCCTGACGCTTCGCCTACACCAGCACGACCACCATTAGCACCGCTATCGCAACTACAAGAACATCAGCAAGGTGCTCGAGATTCTCGATCACTGCCGAACAGTAATCGTCTCGGTTCAAGGTCCGTCAGCCAAGATTCGGTATATACAATTCTAATACGTTTACCGCCTGACGGTGGCACCGGAGACGATCGAGCGCCGTCGATAAAAATGATCCAAGATGATGTTCCTTTACCGGTCATGACAGTACCGCCACGCAGACCACTGCCATCACGCGATTCCGAATACAGTTTGCCATTGGGCAGACGACTGTCACACGCTCCCGACATTCGAATACCGTTGAATGCCAAAATTATTCCGAAACCCATGCTCAAACCACATCCACCGCCACGACAagcgaaaaagaagaaaaaatcacaAGAGAAACGACAAGAAACAAAAGCAGCCAAAACGCTGTCAGCCATTCTACTGAGTTTTATAATAACTTGGACACCATACAACATACTGGTTTTGCTGAAACCGCTGACATCGTGCACAAAGTGCATACCACAGGAATTGTGGGACTTTTTCTATGCTTTGTGCTACATCAATTCCCTCATAAATCCCATGTGCTACGCGTTGTGCAATGCATCGTTCCGGCGAACATATGTTCGAATTTTGACATGTAAATGGCACACCAGAAATCGGGAGGCTATGACACGCGGTGTATATAATTAG